The Procambarus clarkii isolate CNS0578487 chromosome 39, FALCON_Pclarkii_2.0, whole genome shotgun sequence genome window below encodes:
- the LOC123760534 gene encoding spidroin-2-like, protein MQGYTRFSPGASPPRASPLGASPPRASPLGASPPRASPLGASPPRASPLGASPPRASPLGASPPRASPLGASPPRASPLGASPPRASPLGASPPRASPLGASPPRASPLGASLPAGFTPGGFSPAGFTPGGFSPAGFTPGGFSPAGFTPGGFSPAGFTPGGFSPAGFTPGGFSPAGFTPGGFSPAGFTPGGFSPAGFTPGGFSPAGFTPGGFSPAGFTPGGFSPAGFTPGGFSPAGFTPGGFSPAGFTPGGFSPAGFTPGGFSPAGFTPGGFSPAGFTPGGFSPAGFTPGGFSPAGFTPWGLLPRGLHPWGLLPRGLHPWGLLPRGLHPRGLLPPRASSPWGFSPAGFTPGGFSPAGFTPAGFTPGGFSPAGFTPGGFSPAGFTPGGFSPAGFTPAGFTPGGFSPAGFTPGDFSPAGFTPGGFSPAGVTPGGFSPAGVTPAGFSPAGFTPGGFSPAGFTPGDFSPAGFTPGGFSPAGVTPGGFSPAGVTPAGFSPAGFTPGGFSPAGFTPGGFSPAGVTPCGLLPWGFYPCGLLPRGLLLGCIKVLVKDFILILIKFVFVRFV, encoded by the coding sequence ATGCAAGGTTATACCCGGTTCTCCCCGGGGGCTTCTCCCCCGCGGGCTTCACCCTTGGGGGCTTCTCCCCCGCGGGCTTCACCCCTGGGGGCTTCTCCCCCGCGGGCTTCACCCCTGGGGGCTTCTCCCCCGCGGGCTTCACCCCTGGGGGCTTCTCCCCCGCGGGCTTCACCCCTGGGGGCTTCTCCCCCGCGGGCTTCACCCCTGGGGGCTTCTCCCCCGCGGGCTTCACCCCTGGGGGCTTCTCCCCCGCGGGCTTCACCCCTGGGGGCTTCTCCCCCGCGGGCTTCACCCCTGGGGGCTTCTCCCCCGCGGGCTTCACCCCTGGGGGCTTCTCTCCCCGCGGGCTTCACCCCTGGGGGCTTCTCCCCCGCGGGCTTCACCCCTGGGGGCTTCTCCCCCGCGGGCTTCACCCCTGGGGGCTTCTCCCCCGCGGGCTTCACCCCTGGGGGCTTCTCCCCCGCGGGCTTCACCCCTGGGGGCTTCTCCCCCGCGGGCTTCACCCCTGGGGGCTTCTCCCCCGCGGGCTTCACCCCTGGGGGCTTCTCCCCCGCGGGCTTCACCCCTGGGGGCTTCTCCCCCGCGGGCTTCACCCCTGGGGGCTTCTCCCCCGCGGGCTTCACCCCTGGGGGCTTCTCCCCCGCGGGCTTCACCCCTGGGGGCTTCTCCCCCGCGGGCTTCACCCCTGGGGGCTTCTCCCCCGCGGGCTTCACCCCTGGGGGCTTCTCCCCCGCGGGCTTCACCCCTGGGGGCTTCTCCCCCGCGGGCTTCACCCCTGGGGGCTTCTCCCCCGCGGGCTTCACCCCTGGGGGCTTCTCCCCCGCGGGCTTCACCCCTGGGGGCTTCTCCCCCGCGGGCTTCACCCCTGGGGGCTTCTCCCCCGCGGGCTTCACCCCCTGGGGGCTTCTCCCCCGCGGGCTTCACCCCTGGGGGCTTCTCCCCCGCGGGCTTCACCCCTGGGGGCTTCTCCCCCGCGGGCTTCACCCCCGGGGGCTTCTACCCCCGCGGGCTTCATCCCCCTGGGGCTTCTCCCCCGCGGGCTTCACCCCCGGGGGCTTCTCCCCCGCGGGCTTCACCCCCGCGGGCTTCACCCCCGGGGGCTTCTCCCCCGCGGGCTTCACCCCCGGGGGCTTCTCCCCCGCGGGCTTCACCCCCGGGGGCTTCTCCCCCGCGGGCTTCACCCCCGCGGGCTTCACCCCTGGGGGCTTCTCCCCCGCGGGCTTCACCCCTGGGGACTTCTCCCCCGCGGGCTTCACCCCTGGGGGCTTCTCCCCCGCGGGCGTCACCCCTGGGGGCTTCTCCCCCGCGGGCGTCACCCCCGCGGGCTTCTCCCCCGCGGGCTTCACCCCTGGGGGCTTCTCCCCCGCGGGCTTCACCCCTGGGGACTTCTCCCCCGCGGGCTTCACCCCTGGGGGCTTCTCCCCCGCGGGCGTCACCCCTGGGGGCTTCTCCCCCGCGGGCGTCACCCCCGCGGGCTTCTCCCCCGCGGGCTTCACCCCTGGGGGCTTCTCCCCCGCGGGCTTCACCCCTGGGGGCTTCTCCCCCGCGGGCGTCACCCCCTGCGGGCTTCTCCCCTGGGGCTTCTACCCCTGCGGGCTTCTCCCCCGCGGGCTTCTCCTCGGATGCATCAAAGTTTTAGTCAaagattttattttaattttaataaaatttgTTTTCGTGAGATTTGTGTGA